A region from the Mycobacteriales bacterium genome encodes:
- a CDS encoding TIM barrel protein, translated as MTWRLTDADWNSWPDGLSDAEVWQQTASLRIEGIELGVYDAAVELAPARLEQLAALAAQHDVPVAGVLLSLPVALWPGGALSGDVDRLVAQVAHCAEVCRSLGLPVLGLWPGADPQGARVVEGLRRVVDAAGDVRVALEYKPQTAVPDSRVAMDLCEQVPGLGVLLDTGHAHAVGEDPARVVDDLGDLLLHCHLGDAALGAGDDDLPCGRLHDFGSLVAALDASFAGAASFDLYGAVSSGAMTGLEAVRESRDHVLLSRA; from the coding sequence GTGACCTGGCGGCTGACCGACGCGGACTGGAACTCCTGGCCCGACGGCCTGTCCGATGCCGAGGTGTGGCAGCAGACCGCTTCCTTGAGGATCGAGGGCATCGAGCTCGGGGTCTACGACGCCGCCGTCGAGCTCGCGCCCGCGCGGCTCGAGCAGCTGGCCGCCCTGGCCGCGCAGCACGACGTGCCCGTCGCCGGTGTCCTGCTGTCGCTGCCGGTCGCGCTGTGGCCGGGCGGTGCGCTGTCCGGTGACGTCGACCGCCTCGTCGCGCAGGTCGCGCACTGCGCCGAGGTGTGCCGCTCGCTCGGCCTGCCGGTGCTGGGGCTGTGGCCGGGTGCCGACCCCCAGGGCGCGCGGGTCGTCGAGGGCCTGCGCCGGGTCGTCGACGCGGCCGGTGACGTGCGGGTCGCGCTGGAGTACAAGCCGCAGACCGCCGTCCCCGACAGCCGCGTCGCGATGGACCTCTGCGAGCAGGTGCCGGGCCTCGGCGTGCTGCTCGACACCGGTCACGCCCACGCCGTCGGCGAGGACCCGGCTCGGGTCGTCGACGACCTCGGCGACCTGCTGCTGCACTGCCACCTCGGCGACGCGGCGCTCGGTGCCGGCGACGACGACCTGCCCTGTGGTCGGTTGCACGACTTCGGCTCGCTGGTCGCGGCGCTCGACGCGTCGTTCGCCGGCGCGGCGTCGTTCGACCTCTACGGCGCGGTGTCGTCTGGGGCGATGACCGGCCTCGAGGCTGTCCGGGAGAGCCGCGACCACGTGCTGCTGAGCCGCGCGTGA
- a CDS encoding alcohol dehydrogenase catalytic domain-containing protein, with the protein MRAVVAHGPGDFRVAEADDPSGTVVEVEAAGVCAADRMLWTGAHPWGELAWPFTPGHELLGRVVSSDRDDLPVGTRVTAEVKLPCRSCPTCVRGDEHLCPHGAHLGSGFPGAFAERLALPAGLAVHVVPESLSTDQAVLAEPMACAVHAVARTGVRPGDHVAIAGLGGLGALAVVAARAAGAAYVVAVVRSDDKARLALSLGYDAAVLAPDDAAFDAVLDVSGSVDAVAVLLRAVRPGGRVGVYGVYDRPLPLDLNALAEFGELSVAGGHLAPGCFPTALALLAGVDGDLVVSGRHPLETISDALTAAHPRRLKEIVCPT; encoded by the coding sequence GTGAGGGCGGTCGTCGCGCACGGCCCGGGCGACTTCCGGGTTGCCGAGGCCGACGATCCGAGCGGCACGGTCGTCGAGGTCGAGGCGGCCGGTGTCTGCGCCGCGGACCGGATGCTGTGGACCGGCGCCCACCCCTGGGGCGAGCTGGCCTGGCCGTTCACCCCCGGTCACGAGCTGCTCGGCCGGGTCGTCTCGTCGGACCGCGACGACCTGCCCGTCGGCACCCGTGTCACCGCCGAGGTGAAGCTGCCGTGCCGCTCCTGCCCCACCTGCGTGCGCGGCGACGAGCACCTGTGCCCGCACGGCGCGCACCTCGGCAGCGGCTTCCCCGGGGCCTTCGCCGAGCGGCTCGCCCTGCCGGCCGGCCTGGCCGTCCATGTCGTGCCCGAGTCGCTGTCGACGGATCAGGCCGTCCTCGCCGAGCCGATGGCCTGCGCGGTCCACGCCGTCGCGCGCACCGGCGTCCGACCGGGCGACCACGTCGCGATCGCCGGCCTCGGTGGCCTCGGGGCGCTCGCCGTGGTGGCCGCCCGCGCAGCGGGAGCGGCGTACGTCGTGGCCGTGGTCAGGTCCGACGACAAGGCGCGCCTCGCGCTCTCCCTCGGGTACGACGCTGCCGTCCTCGCCCCCGACGACGCGGCCTTCGACGCCGTGCTCGACGTGTCGGGCTCGGTCGACGCCGTGGCCGTGCTGCTACGCGCCGTGCGACCCGGTGGGCGGGTCGGGGTCTACGGCGTCTACGACCGGCCGCTGCCGCTGGACCTCAACGCGCTGGCGGAGTTCGGCGAGCTGTCGGTCGCCGGCGGGCACCTCGCTCCGGGCTGCTTCCCGACCGCGCTGGCGCTGCTCGCCGGCGTCGACGGTGACCTGGTCGTCAGCGGCCGGCACCCGCTGGAGACGATCAGTGACGCGCTCACCGCCGCGCACCCCCGACGCCTCAAGGAGATCGTGTGCCCGACCTGA
- a CDS encoding class II aldolase/adducin family protein — MPDLIDQLVTVGRKAVAAGLVIGSGGNLSAREPGADTCVVTASGTWLDELDREAFSVVRISDGAVVGGHPTPSSEVPLHLATYRVRPDVNAVVHLHPQTSVLLDALGHQIRLLTIDHAYYVREVRSTPFIQSGTQELADAGAAAVADGCNCVILGHHGCSALGTTVEEAHKRAANLEEAARATLTMLQLGDTTTVCPPSYLETIRAKEAAAAGPAGH; from the coding sequence GTGCCCGACCTGATCGACCAGCTCGTCACCGTGGGCCGCAAGGCCGTGGCGGCTGGTCTCGTCATCGGCTCGGGCGGCAACCTGTCGGCCCGTGAGCCGGGGGCCGACACCTGCGTCGTGACCGCGAGCGGCACCTGGCTCGACGAGCTCGACCGGGAGGCGTTCTCCGTCGTGCGGATCTCCGACGGGGCCGTGGTCGGCGGGCACCCGACGCCGTCGAGCGAGGTGCCGCTGCACCTCGCGACCTACCGGGTCCGGCCCGACGTCAACGCCGTCGTGCACCTGCACCCGCAGACCTCGGTGCTGCTCGACGCGCTCGGGCACCAGATCAGGCTGCTGACGATCGACCACGCCTACTACGTCCGCGAGGTCCGCTCGACGCCCTTCATCCAGAGCGGCACGCAGGAGCTCGCCGACGCGGGGGCCGCTGCTGTGGCCGACGGCTGCAACTGCGTGATCCTCGGCCACCATGGTTGCTCGGCGCTGGGGACCACGGTCGAGGAGGCCCACAAGCGGGCAGCCAACCTCGAGGAGGCCGCGCGCGCGACGTTGACGATGCTGCAGCTCGGGGACACGACGACGGTCTGCCCGCCGTCCTACCTCGAGACGATCCGCGCCAAGGAAGCCGCGGCTGCCGGCCCGGCCGGTCACTAG
- a CDS encoding FGGY-family carbohydrate kinase, whose product MLLAAGLDLGGSTVKAWVADLETGACLASATVAVTTLRPGPHRAELDPVEWEAACRSALGSAVAQADRPGADYAGVTVCSLRQGFVLLDAAGAVLGNGVLNSDRRGGPYAEVLAGTHGVTGHWPAPELTLPKLLAVAAEEPDRWAATARVLFVHDWVLWLLTGRQVTETSYACAGGMADVARRGWAVDLLEVSGLGMSRLAPLVEAGAFVGELVDGWALPASLPVVAGSGDTQVAALGVGGLGDGVVTVVAGSSTPIQVATAAPVTDPLGRPWVSTHAAPGLWAAEGNAGYPGTMSGWWADLAPSTVALTPSPVVAVTAAPWWSRETWQHKPPASLVGLGPSTTAADVAGALVQAHAFAVAGGIADLDRAVGRPSSAVVVTGGAASDGVLPSLLAVVLGRDVHWDDTGAPSAVVGGCHLVARAIGAHTHVPSLPTRVVPAGDTADWTSARERWLEVEAALRAGLAD is encoded by the coding sequence GTGCTGCTCGCGGCCGGGCTCGACCTCGGCGGCTCGACGGTCAAGGCCTGGGTCGCCGACCTCGAGACCGGCGCCTGCCTCGCGTCGGCGACGGTCGCCGTCACGACGCTGCGACCGGGACCGCACCGCGCCGAGCTCGACCCGGTCGAGTGGGAGGCCGCCTGCAGGTCGGCGCTCGGGTCGGCCGTCGCGCAGGCAGACCGCCCGGGAGCGGACTACGCCGGCGTGACCGTCTGCTCGCTGCGGCAGGGCTTCGTGCTGCTCGACGCGGCCGGTGCGGTGCTCGGCAACGGCGTCCTCAACAGTGACCGCCGAGGCGGGCCTTACGCCGAGGTGCTCGCCGGCACCCATGGCGTGACCGGACACTGGCCGGCACCCGAGTTGACCCTGCCCAAGCTGCTCGCGGTCGCGGCCGAGGAGCCCGACCGCTGGGCCGCCACCGCGCGGGTGCTCTTCGTGCACGACTGGGTGCTGTGGCTGCTGACCGGACGGCAGGTCACCGAGACCTCCTACGCCTGCGCCGGCGGCATGGCCGACGTCGCGCGCCGTGGCTGGGCCGTCGACCTCCTGGAGGTCTCCGGTCTCGGGATGTCGCGGCTTGCGCCGCTGGTCGAGGCCGGCGCGTTCGTCGGTGAGCTGGTCGACGGCTGGGCGCTGCCGGCGTCCCTGCCGGTCGTCGCCGGCAGCGGTGACACCCAGGTCGCCGCGCTGGGTGTCGGCGGGCTGGGCGACGGCGTCGTCACGGTGGTGGCCGGGTCGTCGACGCCGATCCAGGTCGCCACCGCCGCACCGGTCACCGACCCGCTGGGGCGTCCCTGGGTGTCGACGCACGCGGCCCCCGGGCTGTGGGCGGCGGAGGGCAACGCCGGCTACCCCGGCACGATGTCGGGCTGGTGGGCCGACCTCGCGCCGTCGACCGTGGCGCTGACCCCGAGCCCGGTCGTGGCGGTGACCGCCGCGCCCTGGTGGTCGCGCGAGACCTGGCAGCACAAGCCGCCGGCGTCGCTCGTCGGGCTGGGCCCTTCCACCACCGCTGCCGACGTGGCTGGCGCGCTGGTCCAGGCGCACGCCTTCGCTGTCGCCGGCGGGATCGCCGACCTCGACCGGGCCGTGGGGCGCCCGTCGTCCGCCGTCGTCGTCACCGGCGGCGCGGCCTCCGACGGCGTACTGCCCTCACTGCTCGCCGTCGTCCTCGGTCGCGATGTCCACTGGGACGACACCGGCGCGCCCTCCGCGGTGGTCGGCGGGTGCCACCTCGTGGCGCGCGCCATAGGCGCGCACACCCACGTCCCGTCGCTGCCCACCCGCGTCGTGCCCGCGGGGGACACCGCGGACTGGACCTCGGCGCGTGAGCGCTGGCTCGAGGTCGAGGCTGCGCTGCGGGCAGGACTCGCGGACTAG
- a CDS encoding NAD(P)-dependent oxidoreductase — translation MRALVTAEITEDGVRRLEALGYEVTRAGWGIDGQVLDESAFASAAAGCALVLTEIEVVGPTLVAAVPELRLVGTARGGPVNVDATACHARGIPVLFTPGRNADSVADYVVGLLLSATRGIGAAERHLRGTGWHVGDELPYLHFRGPELSRLRVGIVGMGAIGRRVAQRLSDGFGCAVAFYDPQVDGSVALDDLLAGSDALSLHCPRSAATIGLVGARELALMPSASYVVNTAGGGIVDETALVDALVSGRLAGAALDVFASEPLPRDSLLLTAPGLVLTPHLAGAADDVVRHHTEMLVGDVERFHRGEPLVHALWPPTS, via the coding sequence ATGCGAGCCCTGGTCACCGCCGAGATCACTGAGGACGGCGTACGCCGACTCGAGGCGCTGGGCTACGAGGTCACGCGCGCCGGGTGGGGCATCGACGGGCAGGTGCTCGACGAGTCGGCGTTCGCCTCCGCGGCCGCCGGCTGCGCGCTGGTGCTGACCGAGATCGAGGTCGTCGGACCGACGCTCGTAGCGGCCGTGCCGGAGCTGCGGCTGGTGGGGACCGCGCGTGGTGGCCCCGTCAACGTCGATGCCACGGCGTGCCACGCCCGTGGCATCCCGGTGCTCTTCACGCCCGGCCGCAACGCCGACTCGGTCGCTGACTACGTCGTCGGGCTGCTGCTGTCGGCCACGCGTGGCATCGGTGCCGCCGAGCGCCACCTGCGTGGCACGGGGTGGCACGTCGGGGACGAGCTGCCCTACCTGCACTTCCGCGGGCCGGAACTGTCCCGGCTGCGGGTCGGGATCGTCGGGATGGGTGCGATCGGGCGCCGCGTCGCGCAGCGGCTGTCCGACGGCTTCGGCTGCGCGGTCGCCTTCTACGACCCGCAGGTCGACGGCTCGGTCGCCCTCGACGACCTGCTCGCGGGCTCCGACGCGCTCTCGCTGCACTGCCCGCGCTCGGCTGCCACGATCGGACTGGTCGGTGCCCGCGAGCTCGCGCTGATGCCGTCCGCGTCCTACGTCGTCAACACCGCGGGTGGCGGCATCGTCGACGAGACCGCCCTCGTCGACGCGCTCGTTTCGGGTCGGCTGGCCGGAGCGGCGCTGGACGTCTTCGCGTCCGAGCCGCTGCCTCGCGACTCGCTGCTGCTCACCGCACCCGGTCTCGTGCTGACCCCCCACCTGGCCGGCGCGGCCGATGACGTCGTGCGCCACCACACCGAGATGCTCGTCGGTGACGTCGAGCGCTTCCACCGCGGGGAGCCGCTCGTCCACGCCCTCTGGCCCCCGACCAGCTGA
- a CDS encoding type II toxin-antitoxin system prevent-host-death family antitoxin, with protein MTDIGLREVRQNASDLVRRAEAGERMTITVSGRAAAELGPVRAQSWLSWDAIADVFVGDADPSWDADRDLLDHGVRDPWAAR; from the coding sequence ATGACGGACATCGGCCTGCGCGAGGTGCGGCAGAACGCGAGCGACCTCGTTCGCCGCGCCGAGGCTGGTGAGCGCATGACCATCACAGTGTCGGGTCGCGCCGCGGCCGAGCTGGGTCCGGTGAGGGCGCAGTCCTGGCTGTCCTGGGACGCGATCGCCGATGTCTTCGTCGGCGACGCCGACCCGTCCTGGGACGCTGACCGGGACCTGCTCGATCACGGGGTTCGCGACCCCTGGGCCGCGCGGTGA
- a CDS encoding type II toxin-antitoxin system VapC family toxin, with the protein MSRGLLDTSVLIATDVSPLPGQLAVSAVSIAELHYGVLVAASAAARASRLQRLSRIQRRFDALPVDDAVADSYGQLAARVAAQGRSPRPRSMDLLIAATAHAHDAVLYTRNERDFAGLEGLVQIVTA; encoded by the coding sequence GTGAGCCGAGGGCTCCTCGACACCAGCGTGCTCATCGCCACCGACGTCTCGCCCCTGCCCGGTCAACTGGCAGTGAGCGCGGTGAGCATCGCCGAGCTGCACTACGGCGTCCTCGTGGCCGCCTCAGCCGCTGCCCGCGCCAGTCGGCTGCAGCGGCTGTCCCGTATCCAGCGCCGCTTCGACGCTCTCCCCGTCGATGACGCCGTGGCGGACAGCTACGGCCAGTTGGCCGCAAGGGTGGCAGCGCAGGGGAGGAGCCCCCGGCCCCGATCGATGGACCTGCTCATCGCGGCGACTGCTCACGCGCACGACGCGGTCCTCTACACCCGCAACGAGCGAGACTTCGCGGGCCTCGAAGGCCTCGTGCAGATCGTCACTGCCTAA
- a CDS encoding GNAT family N-acetyltransferase codes for MMWDSLEHPGYTLVRLMIAAPHQGRGIGRATVEQVKAYVAMRPGGTFLKVSAHRGDGAPGPFYERLGFVATGEVTGDDDGPEDVYRTEW; via the coding sequence ATGATGTGGGACTCGCTCGAGCACCCCGGCTACACGCTCGTGCGCCTGATGATCGCGGCCCCGCACCAGGGCCGTGGGATCGGCCGGGCGACCGTCGAGCAGGTCAAGGCCTACGTCGCGATGCGGCCGGGCGGCACCTTCCTCAAGGTGAGCGCCCACCGCGGTGACGGTGCGCCAGGCCCCTTCTACGAGCGGCTCGGCTTCGTCGCGACCGGCGAGGTCACCGGCGACGACGACGGTCCGGAGGACGTCTACCGCACCGAGTGGTGA
- a CDS encoding nitrile hydratase subunit beta: MTVDVEGLPRRNGELAFDAPWEPRAFGLAAAVVSTSFAGDWEPFRQRLIAAVAADQARPYWESWAAALEDLLATSGLVPAHDLAHLPAGD, from the coding sequence GTGACCGTCGACGTCGAGGGGCTGCCGCGGCGCAACGGCGAGCTCGCCTTCGACGCCCCGTGGGAACCGCGCGCCTTCGGTCTCGCCGCCGCTGTGGTGTCGACGTCGTTCGCTGGTGACTGGGAGCCCTTCCGGCAACGCCTCATCGCGGCTGTCGCGGCCGACCAGGCCCGCCCCTACTGGGAGAGCTGGGCCGCCGCACTCGAGGACCTGCTGGCGACGAGCGGCCTGGTGCCCGCCCACGACCTCGCCCACCTGCCTGCCGGTGACTGA
- the nthA gene encoding nitrile hydratase subunit alpha, with protein MSGHHDDAPAPIEQRVAALEALLTERGLVPPGFVDDINRTYENDVGPMNGAKVVARAWVDPAYRERLLTDATAAIAELGYGGNEGDHMKVCANTPTVHNVVVCTLCSCYPWPVLGLPPAWYKDPPYRARMVREPRVLLAEMGCDVPADIEVQVWDSSAEDRYLVLPERPAGTESLSEAELAALVTRDAMIGVARL; from the coding sequence GTGAGCGGTCACCACGACGACGCGCCCGCGCCGATCGAGCAGCGCGTCGCCGCGCTCGAGGCGCTCCTGACCGAGCGCGGCCTGGTGCCTCCCGGCTTCGTCGACGACATCAACCGCACCTACGAGAACGACGTCGGCCCGATGAACGGCGCGAAGGTCGTCGCGCGGGCCTGGGTCGACCCGGCCTACCGGGAGCGGCTGCTCACCGACGCGACCGCGGCCATCGCCGAGCTCGGCTACGGCGGCAACGAGGGCGACCACATGAAGGTCTGCGCCAACACCCCGACGGTCCACAACGTCGTCGTCTGCACGCTGTGCTCCTGCTACCCGTGGCCGGTGCTCGGCCTGCCGCCAGCCTGGTACAAGGACCCGCCCTACCGAGCGCGCATGGTGCGCGAGCCGCGCGTGCTGCTGGCCGAGATGGGCTGCGACGTCCCCGCCGACATCGAGGTGCAGGTGTGGGACAGCTCCGCCGAAGACCGCTACCTCGTCCTGCCCGAGCGCCCCGCCGGCACCGAGTCGCTGTCCGAGGCCGAGCTTGCCGCGCTCGTCACCCGCGACGCCATGATCGGGGTGGCGCGGCTGTGA